The genomic region gatccattcggggatggtgagcagacttgacaggtattgcttttggtgagcttgggcggtcatggggaagtcgtcacCACCAGTTGTAGAATCACAGTTAcgagtcttagttttgattttgtagttgttaccagttgaattcattttattggttttggttgttgtaaatattaatactttacggtacttctaataaatgtgtttaggacggacgcttttgatatatactaacctcgggcaaccgagatggtaacagtctctcatgctaaggtagtccttggtaaggtactttggtatgagggggtgttacagaaaccACATATCGATTGAATGGTTTTTTTAAAAGGTTTTCacaattagggttttgattttttttttggtggttgTCGGTTTGGCCGGAATAGGGTGGTAGAGTGGTCGGCCTTATGCAGTTGACGTGGTAGAAGTCAGGAGCGGCGGGAGGCAAGCGCGGTGGCAGTTGGTGAAAGGATGTTAGTATGTCGACTAGGTGAGGGGAAGTGGTGGTTGGCGGCGGAGAAGCAGGGGGCGGGGAAGTGGTGGTCGGAGGGAGGGGGAGTGGTAGTCAAGGGAAGAACGACATGGGGAAAGGGAACTGTTGgggtttagttttttttttcctctctcTCTTGGTGGGTTAGAAATGAGAGGGTTAAATTGGGAATTAGACGGAAAAATGTGCGGGATTGAGTAAAATTGTGTGCGGAATTTAGCATATCCCTATTATATTTGAAATAACTCGACCCAAATCTGACCCGATTACCTCCGAATCAAGCCCAATGTATGAGAGAACTGAAAAGTCAATACTAGTATATCAAATCGGATCAGCAGTGACATCAAGTACAATATTATATCTACTAGTAAAATCTTGTACCACTAAATAAATTTTTGTTTCCTACGACTTTCCTAAGGAAGCAAGTGTATGTACGTGACAACTAGCCACCTTATCTTATCTTTCTTTCTCTATATATATCATTTCTTTTGCTGGTTCACGATATTTGACTCAATTCATCATTATTCTACATAACTCTTTAAGAAACTGAGAATTTTTCATAAGTTAAAAACAAAAAGTCAAGTAGAAAAGATCCAAGTACTTAAACAATATAATGGGTTATCCGTCATGGTTGAGCACGTCTTCTTCGTTTGATCAAAGTCATGAAAATGGTACTCTTTCCCTTTTCGACGATTCGCCGGTCCGAGAAGCTAAGGTGGAGCTTCAATCTAGCTCTAATGAAGTTTCTAACAAAAGTTGGGTTCACAATGAggtatataactatatatgttaCAACAACACTTTGCTTGTTGCTAAAATTGCTCTTGTTGCGAAACTCCCAAACAATCCGTCATTTTCATGTGTTTGGTAAATAGCATATTCTGATAACATATTAGTCGAAATCTATCATTTTCTAATATGCCGCTGTTGGAATCTACCATTTTTGAATATTCTGCTAATAGCAGCATATTGTATTAATATATTCAATTTATTTACATAAAACCATTATAATTATCATataatctgctaattaccaaacatcCTACGACGATGTTTAGTAAGTCTCATATAGGACAACTTCTtcataaaataaaaaatcaaCTTTAACTATATAGTTAAATGAATTGACTATTGAGTAAGTCTTAAGGTGGTTAATTAATAAAGTTTAATTTGCAGACAGGGGCATTATTGGAAGAATTGAATAGGGTAAACGTGGAAAACAAGAAATTAACAGAAATGCTAACGGTAATATGTGAGAATTACAATGGATTGAAGAGGCAATTAACGGAATTGATGAACAAAAGCGCAAGTAATAATGTCGGTAACGTGATTAAGAAAAGAAAAGTGGAGAATGTGACGGTTgcaattaataacaataataatattccAGCTAGAAACAACGTCGAAAGTAGTTCTAGTGATCATGAAGAAGATTCTTGCGGGAAATCTAAAGATGAAGCCTTCAAAACCAAGATCTCAACTGTTGCGGTTCGAACCGAAGCTTCCGATTCAAGCCTTGTAAGTTCATTACCTCCTTTTGCATAGAGATAGTCATAAGCGCAAATTTAACTTGACGAATATTTTTCATTAGACTCATGTTAATAAATTTATCAACTAAGTTGGTTGACATCTGATTTCGTAGCATAGCAGAAGCggatattattaataataattaattatcaTCCTCTTTAATCTATGTTTTGGGATTAACTAATATTTCGTTGATAGATGGGTCTTTCAATTCAGTATAATCAATTAAACCCTCTGTCCCGATCCATAGTTATTGTTACTTAGATTTATTATGATGGTTCATGCAGATACTTAAGGATGGTTATCAATGGAGGAAATATGGTCAAAAAGTGACAAGGGATAATCCTTGCCCTAGAGCTTACTTCAAATGCTCATTTGCTCCTACTTGCCCCGTTAAAAAGAAGGTAATTTTGCTTCCATTGTTTATAAAGAGTGGAAAAAAAATCAATGCATGCATGCACATTTATCATTTCGTTATGCTAATTTTCATATGAGACGATTTTATAGTAAAGCTAATACTCGTATAAGACTTCTCATATAATGGATGGTTAGAGTATGTCTCGTACTAATTTAGTGTAAGATGGTCTTGTGGCAGAATTACCCATCATTTCCTTGTTAGTCATCCTAAATGATTCTCAGTGTTTCTTTTAACACGAATTAAAGCAAGATCGTCGACAATAAGTTTATTATCAAACCGGTCAATATTTATTAATTACGAGATCTAATTAAACTACATAAATAGTTTAATACATCAATCATGAAACATATTTTCCAACCGATTGGTTGCCAATAATTGAATTTGATATGGCACACATTGCATGAAAATTTCAAAGATGATTCTGATtctgattttatgatttatttacatTAGGTACAAAGAAGTCTAGAAGACCAATCAATGCTAGTAGCAACATATGAAGGGGAGCACAACCATGCACCTCCACCCCAACAAGACGGCTCATTAGGCTCAAGCCGGGTTTTAAATGTTGGCTCAGTCCCACGTAATTCGCCACCAAACTCGTCGAGCCCTAACAATAATAAAATGTTGAGTGACAGTTCAAGCCAATTGAACAAGTTTAACTCGGGTGAGTTCCAAAAATTATTAGCGGAACATATGGCGTCTTCATTGACTAAAGATCCAACATTTACATCGGCCATTGTCGCGGCCATTTCCGGGAGATTTGTACACCAAAGCCCAAGTGATTGATGAAATGATATGTTTGTGATATCGGTATATTGTCAATGTTTTGAGGTTGTGTTGGAGTCAGAATACGAGTAATTAAGTTATTGGATAACAATGCATTGGGCATATATAATTTGTACAATTGTTCATCATTGTGTATAGCATTTTGTTTAGGTAAAATTAAACGATTCAGAAGTTTAGAGCGCAACCTAGTAGTTTGGATCGGAGTTGTATGCAACCcaaccaaagaaaaataaaatggaagtcttTTCGAATGCAATGTTATAATTTTAGGTTCTTTTTGAATGCAATGTCCAGAAAATTAACTCAAATTTTAACCATTAGACTCACCCTTTCATCAGTCAATCTAACACATGCTTTGTTTTACAACCCTATTAGAATATGTAAGTATTGGGGTTTGCTTTCTTAGGGATCTCACATACGGAGTAGAAGCAAGAGAAAACTATTAGGAATTGTTGCTAGTTAACTTATTTGAGTGCGTCTCATATTGATACAAGATATCGAAAAGAATCGATCACTTTATAAGTCGATAAGTAGTTATTATTGACAATTACGGCGTACTTTTAAGATAAAATTTAAAGCTTATGAACTCTTTCTTCTTTATAAACGTTTAGCTAGACAACTTCTGTATTTTTTTTTGGAAgattaattaatattttaagcTGGCGCCGTGAAACATCTAGAAATGATGTCAAAATTAACGTAATACTTCGTATCGTATAATATTGTTAAATCAAATGAAAATAACCTTTCTGTAAGTTACGATACATAGAGCAAAAAGGCTACACATACTAACTTATTTAAATAAAATCTAGATAAATTGCAtttattaatttttaaaaaattgaAAGATTGTTACAGTACTATATTCATAATAATGTGAAGAATATACAACTATTAAGTATTAACCATATAAAGCTTAGCTTCTTGGAAGTTGGAACATTAGGATATTCATCAGGGCAATAATAAAGGAAAATGATACATTTTTTAGCGttgtaaataaaaattaaatatatttttttaaaatagaATGAAAGTAGGAAGTATGCCAAATTTACGCGTAATATTTGATTTAAGCTTTTATTTTCTATTCAATCCTTAAggttgtatatattattgtaggACAATTTTAAATACAATCCTTAACCATTTAATACCTTCTATATGTGGTATTAACTTAGAAATTAAGCATTATTCAATAgcaattttacaaatattaagGGTTTATTTCCGTTTATAACTCtttttaaatacaactctaagtGCTGTATTTTATCATTTTCCATTATTGTATTAAATTACACATTACTCAatagtcaattactaaatgacaagtggaccaaattgaatgtgcatgatcaaattgttcatcaatttcattcttaaaatagaaataaTAACAATTAACTGTGACACTTCAAATGAAAAGGGCAACAAATGATCGGGTAGAGGGAGTATCATTTTCCTtagttgaaatttttttttttttttgtgaagaaGTTGAAAATTAGAGATTGGAAATCTTAATAATCCTACTAAGTCAATCTTAATAATCCAACCATTAGCTAGTTGGCAACATGCAACGTTACCATCTGAAAAAGGAAAATTAAGAAATGGAGGTGGTCAACTAAGGAAGAGGGTCAAGACTTTGGAGTCAAGGGTTGAAAAACATGAACAAGTGTGTGGGAAACGAGTCTAATTCTCGTCCAATTACTATTTTTTTAATAGTAACTGACGTAGACTTTCATCTTCTGTCGACACCCATTTTTGCCGTCATTCTAATTTCTTTAGTCAATCTGACTCTAGACATGAATAATAAGTCAACTTAAATTTCTAAATCTTTAATTCTTTAATTTACCTGTCCCTCCTACTTGTGAGTTGTGACGGTAATTAGTGGGTAACCTTTCACAATTCTTTCCCACTTATTCTTCCCCTTGTTTTTTTTGACAAATTTTAACAGTcataaatgaaaatttgtgttaaTTTACAAGTTTGTCCAAACCCATCAAAATTAAACTACGAGACATATATGTATAGGTTTAATGTTAAATATACGATGACAGCTTATCAAAATAACTATATTACCTTTGTGTTTTTTTTACACAAGTCATTCTCGTATTTTGAGACATTTATTTCTGAGAATTTTGAGTAATTATTATGAATTGTATACTTATGTAAGAGTCCTTTCTTAAAAtgtaatttttttaaattttggacATATATTTCTTGCGATATATACGTATACTATGAGTTAAATGTAAAGTTGATTCTTGAAAGTTTGAGCAAAATGTGAAACTTGTTCAAAACTATTACAAAATCGGCTTTTGGACTTTTGATGGCCTTTTTAAAGTCTAGACATTATACATTTGAGTCTTTGAGATGGTAATGTTTTTATGCCCAATTGAATTGCTTACATAGGAATTGTCAAATTTAAGGAAAAAGCCATATAAATGAACTATATTTGATGTTGATTTTTGTCAAATTTAAGAAATAAGCCAAATAAATGAACAATAATTAATGTTGATTGTTTGTCAAATGTAAGAAATAACCCAATAAATAAACAATATTTGATGTTGAGTCTTTGTCAAATGTAAGGAATAAGCCAATATAAATGAACTATATACTCCCCCGtcctagtcatttgtttacccaTTCTATTTTGGGtatctcagtcaattgtttacttttctattttaagaatgtctTTGATGCGCAATTGGATCTTCCACACATGAATTTGATCAACTTGTCATCTAATAACTGGTCATCtattttgtgccaaaatcaaagacaaacaaataaccGTGACAAAGAAGTATATAAGTATAAATAAATGGAGAGCGTTAGGGattcacaaattctcactttaaaCGGACACTATCCCTTTAAAGCTGTAGACGGATATTATCGCTCTCACAAAATGAGAGCggatagtgcaagtgggtgggaaatgAATAACCTCACTTGCCCTCTCACTTACATTTTATGAGAGAGTCATTATCCGTCTACAACTTTACACGGATAGCACAAATAgaattatacatccagttgtaccataagcattgtacaaccaaggtataagaatccgagcttatatgtattctttctcagctaattcaaagttcatgtttttaatgtgtaaatggatgagctCAATAATTTTTAATAAAgctttaacataaagctcggat from Silene latifolia isolate original U9 population chromosome 3, ASM4854445v1, whole genome shotgun sequence harbors:
- the LOC141648148 gene encoding putative WRKY transcription factor 40; its protein translation is MGYPSWLSTSSSFDQSHENGTLSLFDDSPVREAKVELQSSSNEVSNKSWVHNETGALLEELNRVNVENKKLTEMLTVICENYNGLKRQLTELMNKSASNNVGNVIKKRKVENVTVAINNNNNIPARNNVESSSSDHEEDSCGKSKDEAFKTKISTVAVRTEASDSSLILKDGYQWRKYGQKVTRDNPCPRAYFKCSFAPTCPVKKKVQRSLEDQSMLVATYEGEHNHAPPPQQDGSLGSSRVLNVGSVPRNSPPNSSSPNNNKMLSDSSSQLNKFNSGEFQKLLAEHMASSLTKDPTFTSAIVAAISGRFVHQSPSD